One region of Pseudomonas glycinae genomic DNA includes:
- the thrH gene encoding bifunctional phosphoserine phosphatase/homoserine phosphotransferase ThrH → MEIACLDLEGVLVPEIWIAFAEKTGIESLKATTRDIPDYDVLMKQRLRILDEHGLKLSDIQEVIATLKPLDGAVEFVNWLRERFQVVILSDTFYEFSQPLMRQLGFPTLLCHRLITDDSGRVTSYQLRQKDPKRQSVLAFKSLYYRVIAAGDSYNDTSMLGEADAGILFHAPDNVIREFPQFPAVHTFAELKQEFLKASDRDLSL, encoded by the coding sequence GTGGAAATTGCCTGTCTTGATCTTGAAGGGGTGCTGGTCCCGGAAATCTGGATCGCCTTCGCCGAAAAAACCGGAATCGAATCGCTCAAGGCCACCACCCGGGACATTCCCGACTACGACGTGCTGATGAAACAGCGCCTGCGCATCCTCGATGAGCATGGCCTGAAACTGTCGGACATTCAGGAAGTGATCGCCACGCTCAAGCCGCTGGACGGCGCGGTGGAGTTCGTCAACTGGCTGCGCGAGCGTTTCCAGGTGGTGATTCTGTCGGACACCTTCTACGAGTTTTCCCAGCCGCTGATGCGTCAGCTGGGCTTTCCGACCTTGCTCTGCCACCGACTGATTACCGATGACAGCGGGCGGGTGACGAGCTACCAGTTGCGTCAGAAAGATCCGAAGCGGCAGTCGGTTCTGGCCTTCAAGAGTTTGTATTACCGGGTGATTGCGGCGGGGGATTCCTACAACGACACCAGCATGCTGGGCGAGGCGGATGCGGGGATTCTGTTCCATGCGCCGGATAACGTGATCCGCGAGTTTCCGCAGTTTCCGGCGGTGCATACGTTTGCCGAGTTGAAGCAGGAATTCCTCAAAGCCTCGGACCGCGACTTATCCCTTTAG
- a CDS encoding ATP-dependent zinc protease, which translates to MRLKPFPTFFALFCLPGLAAAGEKTVYGLNEYAALDGINLEVAAKLDTGAKTASLSARDIKRFKRNGESWVRFYLAIDAAHSHPIERPLARVSKIKRRAGDYDPEEGKKYTARPVIELDICMGSAMRSIEVNLTDRSAFQYPLLIGSEALKRFDALVDPSLKYAAGKPACAIAAHTAE; encoded by the coding sequence ATGAGACTCAAGCCCTTCCCCACATTCTTTGCACTGTTTTGCCTGCCCGGCCTCGCCGCGGCGGGGGAAAAGACCGTGTACGGCCTCAACGAATACGCTGCGCTCGACGGGATCAACCTGGAAGTGGCGGCGAAACTCGACACCGGGGCGAAAACCGCCTCCCTGAGCGCCCGCGACATCAAACGCTTCAAACGCAACGGCGAGTCCTGGGTACGTTTCTACCTGGCCATCGACGCCGCGCATTCGCACCCGATCGAACGGCCGCTGGCCCGGGTCAGCAAGATCAAGCGCCGCGCCGGCGACTACGATCCGGAAGAAGGCAAGAAGTACACCGCCCGCCCGGTGATCGAGCTGGACATCTGCATGGGTTCGGCAATGCGCAGCATCGAAGTGAACCTGACCGACCGTAGTGCGTTCCAATACCCGCTTTTGATCGGCTCCGAGGCGCTGAAACGCTTCGATGCGCTGGTCGATCCCAGTCTTAAATACGCTGCCGGCAAACCCGCCTGCGCCATCGCCGCTCATACCGCCGAGTAA
- a CDS encoding inactive transglutaminase family protein: protein MRSLTFHLKVLITILVLLGVSVTAYQIFVLGIPVTEDATDDLWNIDAKVEFVASTKDPVKIQMFVPPLSRDYVSLNESFISNNYGVAVNRVDGNRKVTWSARRAKGNQTLYYRLVLTKRYTAEKTKVKGPTFRDSMAIEGPEKIAAEALLAPIRQHSADVETFIGEAIKRVNNVNDDNVKLLLAGDPSTPHKAKIVELLLSIAHVPVEKVHTIRLVADQPQTPELWLRSFNGTDWLYFNPETGEQGLPTDRLLWWSGDENLITVDGGKKANVTFSLNNSEMNAIRLAKLTDENTDANFLEYSLYGLPLQTQQTFMIMVMIPIGVLVILILRNLIGLQTLGTFTPVLIALAFRETQLGFGILLFTVITALGLSLRSYLEHLKLQMLPRLSVVLTFVVVLIAAISLFSHKLGLERGLSVALFPMVILTMTIERLSITWEERGASHAMKVAIGTLFAASLAHLIMTVPELVYFVFTFPAILLILVGFMLAMGRYRGYRLTELVRFKAFLKKADA, encoded by the coding sequence ATGCGTTCTCTAACCTTCCACCTGAAAGTCCTGATCACCATCCTGGTGTTGCTGGGCGTTTCGGTTACGGCCTATCAGATTTTCGTGCTCGGCATCCCGGTGACCGAAGACGCCACCGACGACCTGTGGAACATCGACGCCAAGGTCGAGTTCGTCGCCAGCACCAAGGATCCGGTGAAGATCCAGATGTTCGTGCCGCCCCTGAGCCGCGATTACGTCAGCCTCAATGAAAGCTTCATCTCCAACAACTATGGCGTGGCGGTCAACCGTGTCGACGGCAACCGCAAGGTCACCTGGTCGGCGCGCCGGGCCAAGGGCAACCAGACGCTTTATTACCGTCTGGTGCTGACCAAGCGTTACACCGCCGAGAAAACCAAGGTCAAAGGCCCGACCTTCCGCGACAGCATGGCCATCGAAGGCCCGGAAAAGATCGCCGCCGAAGCCCTGCTCGCGCCGATACGCCAGCACTCGGCCGACGTCGAGACCTTCATTGGCGAGGCAATCAAACGCGTCAACAACGTCAACGACGACAACGTGAAACTGCTGCTGGCCGGCGATCCGTCGACGCCGCACAAAGCCAAAATCGTCGAGCTGCTGCTGTCCATCGCCCACGTCCCGGTGGAAAAAGTCCACACCATCCGCCTCGTCGCCGATCAGCCGCAAACCCCGGAACTGTGGCTGCGCAGCTTCAATGGCACCGACTGGCTGTATTTCAACCCGGAAACCGGCGAGCAAGGCCTGCCGACCGATCGCCTGCTGTGGTGGAGCGGTGATGAAAACCTGATCACCGTCGACGGCGGCAAGAAAGCCAACGTGACCTTCAGCCTGAACAACAGCGAGATGAACGCGATTCGTCTGGCCAAGCTGACCGACGAAAACACCGACGCCAACTTCCTCGAATACTCGCTGTACGGCCTGCCGCTGCAAACCCAGCAGACCTTCATGATCATGGTGATGATCCCGATCGGCGTGCTGGTGATCCTGATCCTGCGCAACCTGATCGGCCTGCAGACCCTCGGCACGTTCACACCGGTGCTGATCGCTCTGGCCTTCCGCGAAACGCAACTGGGCTTCGGCATCCTGCTGTTTACCGTGATCACCGCGCTCGGGTTATCGCTGCGTTCGTACCTGGAACACTTGAAGCTGCAAATGCTGCCGCGCCTGTCGGTGGTGTTGACCTTCGTGGTGGTGCTGATTGCGGCGATCAGTCTGTTCAGTCACAAGCTCGGTCTGGAGCGCGGCCTGTCGGTGGCGCTGTTCCCGATGGTGATTCTGACCATGACCATCGAACGCCTGTCGATCACCTGGGAAGAACGCGGTGCAAGCCATGCCATGAAAGTGGCGATCGGCACGCTGTTCGCGGCGTCCCTGGCGCACCTGATCATGACCGTTCCGGAGCTGGTGTACTTCGTGTTCACCTTCCCGGCGATCCTGCTGATTCTGGTGGGCTTCATGCTGGCCATGGGTCGCTATCGCGGCTACCGCCTGACTGAACTGGTGCGTTTCAAGGCTTTCCTGAAGAAGGCTGACGCCTGA
- a CDS encoding alpha-L-glutamate ligase-like protein yields MFGFWKTWKALEARGIMGINRRNADYVLKYNKRSLYPIVDDKIITKERAIKAGIHVPELYGVISTEKEIDKLGEIIGGRSDFVIKPAQGAGGDGIIVIADRFEGRYRTVSGKILSHEELEHHISSILTGLYSLGGHRDRALIEYRVTPDQIFKSISYEGVPDIRIIVLMGYPVMAMLRLPTRQSGGKANLHQGAIGVGVDLATGLTLRGTWLNNIIAKHPDTTNAVDGVQLPYWDGFMKLAAGCYELCGLGYIGVDMVLDQEKGPLILELNARPGLNIQIANDCGLTLRTHAVEAHLEELKARGVTETVEERVAFAQELFGHIPAVEG; encoded by the coding sequence ATGTTCGGTTTCTGGAAGACCTGGAAGGCCCTGGAAGCCCGGGGCATCATGGGCATCAATCGGCGTAACGCCGACTACGTGCTCAAGTACAACAAGCGCAGCCTGTACCCGATAGTCGATGACAAGATCATCACCAAGGAACGCGCGATCAAGGCCGGCATTCACGTGCCGGAACTGTATGGCGTGATTTCCACGGAGAAAGAAATCGACAAGCTCGGCGAGATCATCGGCGGGCGCAGCGACTTCGTGATCAAGCCGGCCCAGGGTGCCGGCGGTGACGGCATCATCGTCATCGCCGACCGTTTCGAAGGCCGTTATCGCACGGTATCGGGCAAGATCCTCAGCCACGAAGAGCTGGAGCATCATATTTCCAGCATCCTCACCGGCCTGTATTCGCTGGGCGGCCACCGCGATCGGGCGCTGATCGAGTATCGGGTGACCCCGGACCAGATCTTCAAGAGCATCAGCTACGAAGGCGTGCCGGACATCCGCATCATCGTGCTGATGGGGTACCCGGTGATGGCGATGCTGCGGCTGCCGACCCGTCAGTCCGGCGGCAAGGCCAACCTGCACCAGGGCGCCATCGGCGTCGGGGTCGACCTGGCCACCGGCCTGACCCTGCGCGGCACCTGGCTGAACAACATCATCGCCAAACACCCGGACACCACCAACGCGGTGGACGGTGTGCAATTGCCCTACTGGGACGGATTCATGAAGCTTGCCGCCGGTTGCTATGAGCTGTGCGGCCTGGGTTACATCGGCGTGGACATGGTGCTGGACCAGGAAAAAGGCCCGCTGATTCTGGAGCTGAATGCGCGGCCGGGGCTGAATATCCAGATTGCCAACGATTGCGGACTGACGTTGCGTACCCATGCGGTGGAAGCGCATCTGGAAGAGCTCAAGGCACGTGGTGTGACTGAAACGGTTGAAGAGCGCGTGGCGTTTGCTCAGGAGTTGTTTGGGCATATTCCGGCAGTTGAGGGCTGA
- the pabB gene encoding aminodeoxychorismate synthase component I: MLTCSVHPLPYRANPADYFAAVRHAPGAVLLDSGRPSADRGRYDLLSAWPLEQLAVLPDERGDDFLQRLRDNLTRLGDAQLPDDYELPFAGGLIGYLSYDFGRHLENLPSQALDDLQLPDARFGLYDWALISDHQSATSQLVFHPSVSASEKQRLIDVFSQSVGTELTPFKLNSPMAADLSADEYRQAFERIQHYIQAGDCYQVNFAQRFRAPCQGDPWLAYCKLREACPTPFSGFQSLPDGNAVLSLSPERFVKVSQRQVETRPIKGTRPRGATPAEDAANAAELLASPKDRAENLMIVDLLRNDLGRTCRIGSVRVPELFSLESYPNVHHLVSSVTGELAQDRDALDLIAGSFPGGSITGAPKIRAMQIIDELEPTRRGLYCGSLLYLDVRGEMDSSIAIRSLLVKDGQVCCWGGGGIVADSDWEAEYQESITKVRVLLETLQNL, encoded by the coding sequence ATGTTGACCTGTTCCGTACACCCGCTGCCCTACCGCGCCAACCCCGCCGACTATTTTGCGGCCGTCCGCCATGCGCCCGGCGCCGTGCTGCTCGACAGTGGCCGGCCGAGTGCCGACCGTGGCCGTTATGACTTGCTCAGCGCCTGGCCGCTGGAACAACTGGCGGTGTTGCCGGACGAACGCGGCGACGATTTCCTGCAACGTCTGCGGGATAATCTGACCCGCTTGGGCGACGCGCAATTGCCCGACGACTACGAATTGCCATTCGCTGGTGGCCTGATCGGTTACCTGAGTTACGACTTCGGCCGGCATCTGGAAAACCTGCCGAGTCAGGCCCTGGATGACCTGCAATTGCCCGATGCGCGTTTTGGACTGTACGACTGGGCCTTGATCAGCGATCACCAATCGGCCACCAGCCAGCTGGTGTTCCACCCGTCGGTCAGCGCCAGCGAGAAACAGCGGCTGATCGATGTATTCAGCCAATCAGTGGGCACGGAACTGACCCCGTTCAAGCTGAACAGCCCGATGGCGGCTGATCTCTCAGCCGACGAGTACCGTCAAGCGTTCGAACGCATCCAGCATTACATTCAGGCCGGCGACTGCTATCAGGTCAATTTCGCCCAGCGTTTCCGCGCGCCGTGCCAGGGCGATCCATGGCTGGCCTACTGCAAACTGCGTGAGGCCTGCCCGACGCCGTTTTCCGGGTTCCAGAGCCTGCCCGACGGCAACGCCGTGCTGAGCCTGTCGCCCGAGCGTTTCGTCAAAGTCAGCCAGCGCCAGGTGGAAACCCGCCCGATCAAGGGCACCCGCCCCCGTGGCGCGACCCCGGCCGAAGACGCAGCGAACGCCGCCGAATTGCTGGCCAGCCCCAAGGACCGCGCGGAAAACCTGATGATCGTCGACCTGCTGCGCAATGATCTGGGCCGCACCTGCCGTATCGGCTCGGTGCGAGTGCCAGAGCTGTTCAGCCTGGAAAGCTATCCGAACGTGCATCACCTGGTCAGCAGCGTGACCGGTGAGCTGGCGCAGGATCGCGACGCCCTGGACCTGATTGCCGGCAGCTTCCCCGGCGGCTCGATCACTGGCGCGCCGAAGATCCGCGCGATGCAAATCATCGACGAACTTGAACCGACCCGACGCGGTTTGTATTGCGGTTCGTTGCTGTATCTGGATGTGCGCGGCGAGATGGACAGCTCCATCGCGATCCGCAGTCTGTTGGTGAAGGATGGGCAGGTGTGTTGCTGGGGCGGTGGCGGGATCGTCGCCGATTCTGACTGGGAAGCGGAGTATCAGGAATCGATCACCAAGGTCAGAGTCCTGCTCGAAACCCTGCAGAACCTCTGA